DNA sequence from the Parachlamydia acanthamoebae genome:
GTATTCCTTTGGCATGGTCCGAATTGCTCCTTCGCCCTGAGTAGCCGGATCAATGACCCAAATATTTGGTAAAGAGATATCCGTGACCATACGGTAAGATCTTGAAACAAGTCCCAAAAAAATGGCGGATTGTTGGGAAATCAATAGGGTTGCCAGGAATACGCCAAATATAGCTCCTATAAAAGAAGCTCTATTCCCAATCAGCATTTTAAAAGCTACAGCCAGCATAGTTCTCTTTCAATAGGGTGTTAATTTGTCACTCTATCCAAATCGAACCACTTTGACAATATTATTTTTTATTTTTCCCGTAGGAAACATTCATCGTTCGCATAAGGGCCAAGAGAGAATTTATTTTTATTTTAGAATTAAACAAAACATAGGATGGAAATGCTTTAGGCATAAATTTTTTAAAGAAGATCCTGCGTCGTTGCAGATGAAAAATCCAGTCCACCATTCTAAATAAATGACGTACGATAAAGGCTGTTAGACGGCCTAAGCCGACAATTTCTCCGAGTTGCGTCCCTGGACCTGCACCCAAAGAAAAAAAATGGCATTCTTCTTCGCGCAATTTTTCTATAGTACTGACAATCAAGAATTCGCTTGTTCCTGTGGGCGCATTAGGCAATGCCATGGAAAAGTTAAGGACCCATCCTTGAAAGAGGTCAATTTGTTTGAGCATGAGAACTCCGATAACTGTCCCATCTTTTTTTGCGTAAAGCCAGCGGGTTCCTTCTCGATTGGAGAAAAGATCCACTTCTCCTAAGTAGATTTGGGGACCTTTTCTAGATTGCAGCCATAGATTAGCAGCCTCTTTTAGCTGATTTTCCAAATGGGGATTTTGATCTGTATACTCCAGAATTTCAATACCTTGATTGCGTGCTTGGTTGACTTTCCAGCGTAGTTTTTCCCCTTTTCTTCCTTTGGTTGGGTCAATTTGGGGGTCGACAATCAATTCTTCAGCAACTTGAATCAAGGTTTGGCTGACATTTTGAATAGCCCAATGTGCAAATTTCTCGGATACAAGAATGTAGATAACATTTAGCTTTTGTTTAGTACAGTAGTCTTGGAAAGCGTGGGTCAAAGCAGGGATATCTTTTTCTGCACATACGGGATCGCTAATTACAACGGCGCAATCACGCTCGAGTCGATATCCAATAAATCCTTCAACTTCAGAAATCGTAAAGGTTTTACAATGTGAGTCTAATAAAATAACAGCAGGTGGATGACCTAAACGTTTTATTAGATTTGCAATTTTATTCTGAATATAAATTTTGGGAGGAGCTTCTTCTGTAATAGTCAATCTTTTATCTCCTATGCTAAAAATGAACTAATATTTTTATTATGGATCTAAAATCTAACTAATATATTTATTAAATATTTTTTACTATAATTATATATTTCTAAAATTAGTTTATAATGGTAAATGGGTTATGAAGAAAATAGTGAAAATAGCATTTTTTATTTTAAGTTGATCTCGATTGTCGTAATCGGTACTCTACTGATTCCAAATAAGTTAGACGAATAGGGAATTTTTTATGGATTTGACAAAAGGGGAAGTGCCTTCATTGGTGCGAAAAATTGCAATTCCCGCAGCTTTAGGCTTTTTTTTTAATACGATGTTTAATGTCGTAGATACTTATTTTGCAGGATGGGTTTCTACGCAGGCTTTAGCAGCCTTATCGTTAAGTTTCCCTGTTTTTTTCATTATTTTAGCTTTTGTACAAGGAATTTCAACAGGATCTGCCGCTTTGATTTCAAATGCTTTAGGAGCCAAAAATGAAGCACAGGCAGAAAGAATTTCTGCACAAGTTTTGAGTTTTGCAGCCATGTGTTACTGTTTCCTTGTTGTCATCGGATTGTATGTTGATTCCTCCCTTTTCCAACTGATGGGAGCTGAAGGAGAATATCTAGAAATGGCTGTGGCTTATATGGATATTATTTTTATCGGATCATTTTTCTTTATTGTTCTTTATGCCGCGAACTCCATTTTATTGGCACGCGGAAATACTAAGGTTTTACGCAACTATCTGATTTTAGGATGTTTTATTAATGCGGTCTTGGACCCATGGTTTTTATTTGGAGGCTACGGCATCCCTGCAATGGGATTAAAAGGGATTGCAGTTGCGACTGTTTTTACGATGATGCTTGGCTTTTTTTATGTGCTTTACGAAGTGATCCAAAGTGGATATTTTCATGTGTGCTGTTGGAGAGATTTTATCCCCAAGCGCGATGTTTTTTTTGCTATTGCTGAACAAAGTTTTCCTGCCGCGCTCAACATGATGACAATTGGGATCGGGATTTTTATCATGACCTATTTTATTAAAGACTTTGGACATGAAGCCGTGGCTGCTTATGGAATTGGCATTCGGATAGAACAGATTACCCTTCTTCCTACTATTGGACTCACGGTGGCATCTCTTTCTATTGTTGGGCAAAACAATGGGGCTGGGATGATTGATCGCATTAGGGAAACCGTGCATGTTTCCATTAAATATGGTGCCCTCATTGTTTTTGTGGGATGTGTATTGATGAGTATCTTTCCGGAGCCGTTATTCAAGATTTTTTCTAATGACCCAAAAGTCATTCAAATAGGGTCAACATACCTGCGGATTGCGGCTTTGATTTCTGCCGCCTATATGTTGCTAGGGATTTATATTTCTGCTTTGCAAGGTATGAAAAAGCCCTTTTTCCCTTTTTTAGTGGGATGTATAAGGCAAATTATCTTGCCATGCCTGGTTTATTACTCGATGACACAGGTCTTGCATTTAGGCTTGTTAAGCATTTGGTGGAGTTGTTTTACCATTACCTGGTTGGGAGCCCTGATTACCGTGTTTTATACGCGTTGGGTTATTAAGCAAAAAACTCAAAAATTTAATATTTAAGGACTTGTTCCAAGTAGTATTGAATTTCTGGAGAAGCTGGATGGTCAAAAAATTGGGAGGTAGGTTTTGAATCCAAAACCTTTCCTTCCGAAAGAAAAAGAATCCAATCACAAATTTTACGGGCAAAGCTAATGTGATGTGTGACAATGATAAATTGCTTTCCCTCTTTTTTTAGTTCAACAATTAAATCTAAGACCTCAGAAGTCATGAGGGGATCTAATGCAGAGGTTGGCTCATCAAAGAGCAGCATACTGGGTTGAATGGCAATTGCGCGAATAATCGCGACTCTTTGACATTGGCCACCCGAAAGCTCGGCTGGCTTTTTATGCGCGTGCTTTGCCAATTCGAAGCGATTGAGAAGCGTCATAGCCTGTGAGTCGGCATCTTCTTTGGAATAGCCATGTACGCGATAAAGAGGGAGAGAAATGTTTTCTAAAGCGGTTAAATGGGGAAACAAATTCCAAGATTGAAACAAAATGCCTAATTTTAAGCGGTGCTGACGCAGCTGTTTTTCTTCGAAGATTAAAGGAACGCCATCAAAGTTAACGAGGCCACAAGTAGGAGACTCAAGACCGGCTAATATACGCAAAAGGGTTGATTTCCCACTGCCAGAAGGACCTAGTAGAGCGAGCGATTGAGCTTCCGGAATAGACAAGTTGATGTTTTTCAGAACCTTTTGCTTGTTATAGGCCTTCTCTAATTGCGTAATTTCAAGTTTCATAGCGGAACCTTTCTTCTAACTTTTTACTCAACAAAGATATTGGCAAAGTCAAAACCAGATAGCCAAGAGCGAGGGGAAAGAAGCTTTCCAAAGTGCTATAAGTGGCGCTATTGATTTGCTGTGCTGTGTTGGTTAATTCGTTAATACCAATGATTGATAGAAGGGAAGAATCTTTAATGATGGAAGCAAATTGTCCTGCTAAAGGAGGAAGCGTTTGGCTCACAGCTTGTGGAAAAATAATAAAACGATAGGTTTGAAAAGGTGTTAAGCAAATTGCTCTGGCGGATTCAAGTTGTGTACTGCTGATGCTTTCGATGCCCGCGCGGATCATTTCAGCAATATAAGCGCCACTGAACAATGACAAGGAAAGAACCCCAACAATTAAGCGATTTTCTAGACCCACGGCATGAGCCACCACATAATAAAAAACCAGAATTTGCACTAATAAAGGAGTGCCCCGAATAAATTCAATGTAGCCAGTCGCTAAGTAACGAAAAAATGGAATAGCAGAAAGCTTGGAAAAAGCTGCAATGCAGCCAATAATCAGACTCAAAATCAAGCAAATTCCGGATAAATAGACCGTGTTCAACCATCCTTTAAGAAATAATTCTCGGTATTCCCATACCGATGACCAGTCATAGGCTTGAGAATAAAAAATCGTGTAGCACAGAAGAGCCAAAAGAACAATAGCTAGCGAAAGTTGAAAAAATAAAGATATTTTATGCCAAATGGAAGTCTGCATGTCGGTTTCCTTAAATGCTTACATAAAAAAGGGAATGCCCATTTCTTCAAATGCGGCCATTTGCGGTCCTAGAAAGAGACGGCCCAATTTTTTGATGCCTCCTTCTTTCTTAAATTCCTTAAGGAATTGATTGACCTGCTCTAGGAGAGCTGTGTTTCCCTTTTTAATTCCAATGCCCCAATCTTCCTGAGTAAACGGATGAAGAAGCGCACGCGTGGTATTGGGATTTTTTTTCCAATTTTGAAAAACCGAAAGTTGATCGTAGATAAAAGCATCCGCTTTTCCTTGCACCACTTCCATTACACAGGACGTTTCCTTATCTAAAACAACCACTTGAGCTTGCGATAAATGCTTACGTGCGTAGACCTCGCCA
Encoded proteins:
- a CDS encoding DUF2156 domain-containing protein; protein product: MTITEEAPPKIYIQNKIANLIKRLGHPPAVILLDSHCKTFTISEVEGFIGYRLERDCAVVISDPVCAEKDIPALTHAFQDYCTKQKLNVIYILVSEKFAHWAIQNVSQTLIQVAEELIVDPQIDPTKGRKGEKLRWKVNQARNQGIEILEYTDQNPHLENQLKEAANLWLQSRKGPQIYLGEVDLFSNREGTRWLYAKKDGTVIGVLMLKQIDLFQGWVLNFSMALPNAPTGTSEFLIVSTIEKLREEECHFFSLGAGPGTQLGEIVGLGRLTAFIVRHLFRMVDWIFHLQRRRIFFKKFMPKAFPSYVLFNSKIKINSLLALMRTMNVSYGKNKK
- a CDS encoding MATE family efflux transporter encodes the protein MDLTKGEVPSLVRKIAIPAALGFFFNTMFNVVDTYFAGWVSTQALAALSLSFPVFFIILAFVQGISTGSAALISNALGAKNEAQAERISAQVLSFAAMCYCFLVVIGLYVDSSLFQLMGAEGEYLEMAVAYMDIIFIGSFFFIVLYAANSILLARGNTKVLRNYLILGCFINAVLDPWFLFGGYGIPAMGLKGIAVATVFTMMLGFFYVLYEVIQSGYFHVCCWRDFIPKRDVFFAIAEQSFPAALNMMTIGIGIFIMTYFIKDFGHEAVAAYGIGIRIEQITLLPTIGLTVASLSIVGQNNGAGMIDRIRETVHVSIKYGALIVFVGCVLMSIFPEPLFKIFSNDPKVIQIGSTYLRIAALISAAYMLLGIYISALQGMKKPFFPFLVGCIRQIILPCLVYYSMTQVLHLGLLSIWWSCFTITWLGALITVFYTRWVIKQKTQKFNI
- a CDS encoding amino acid ABC transporter ATP-binding protein; its protein translation is MKLEITQLEKAYNKQKVLKNINLSIPEAQSLALLGPSGSGKSTLLRILAGLESPTCGLVNFDGVPLIFEEKQLRQHRLKLGILFQSWNLFPHLTALENISLPLYRVHGYSKEDADSQAMTLLNRFELAKHAHKKPAELSGGQCQRVAIIRAIAIQPSMLLFDEPTSALDPLMTSEVLDLIVELKKEGKQFIIVTHHISFARKICDWILFLSEGKVLDSKPTSQFFDHPASPEIQYYLEQVLKY
- a CDS encoding amino acid ABC transporter permease is translated as MQTSIWHKISLFFQLSLAIVLLALLCYTIFYSQAYDWSSVWEYRELFLKGWLNTVYLSGICLILSLIIGCIAAFSKLSAIPFFRYLATGYIEFIRGTPLLVQILVFYYVVAHAVGLENRLIVGVLSLSLFSGAYIAEMIRAGIESISSTQLESARAICLTPFQTYRFIIFPQAVSQTLPPLAGQFASIIKDSSLLSIIGINELTNTAQQINSATYSTLESFFPLALGYLVLTLPISLLSKKLEERFRYET